A single genomic interval of Fructobacillus americanaquae harbors:
- a CDS encoding lysophospholipid acyltransferase family protein, whose protein sequence is MLFYRFIRVFTVTFVAIINGRVTYLHKERLPKNENYVLVGPHRSWWDPVWYAMAAYPKRFIFMAKKELFKNPALRALITTLGAFPVDRRNVGADTIKHPVNELKDGQRSLIMFPTGSRHSQKLKSGSILIAKLSKKPIVPAVYQGPVKFSHLFKRNNTTINFGEPIAIDPKARLTDEKIAEYNQKIQESFDALDKEIDPNWVYVDPKAQKK, encoded by the coding sequence ATGTTATTCTATCGCTTTATCCGGGTCTTTACTGTGACCTTTGTGGCCATTATTAATGGTCGCGTTACCTACCTCCACAAGGAGCGCCTACCAAAAAACGAAAATTATGTTTTGGTTGGACCACACCGTTCTTGGTGGGATCCCGTTTGGTATGCCATGGCGGCCTACCCAAAACGTTTCATTTTTATGGCTAAAAAGGAACTTTTCAAAAATCCCGCTTTGCGTGCCTTAATTACTACCTTGGGCGCCTTCCCAGTTGACCGGCGCAATGTTGGGGCCGATACCATCAAACATCCCGTCAACGAGTTAAAGGATGGCCAGCGCTCGCTCATCATGTTCCCAACCGGATCACGGCATTCTCAAAAGTTAAAATCAGGATCAATCCTGATTGCCAAGCTTTCAAAGAAGCCGATTGTCCCAGCAGTATACCAAGGGCCTGTGAAGTTTTCACACTTATTTAAACGCAATAATACCACAATTAATTTTGGTGAACCAATCGCAATTGACCCCAAAGCCCGCTTGACGGACGAAAAAATTGCCGAATACAATCAAAAGATTCAAGAATCCTTTGATGCTTTGGACAAAGAAATTGATCCAAACTGGGTTTACGTTGATCCAAAAGCACAAAAAAAATAA
- a CDS encoding aspartate-semialdehyde dehydrogenase: protein MVAKTAYNVAVLGATGAVGRRILDQLAQSTIPVGEVKALASARSAGQKISFKNQELTVAEATEDSFTDVDLVLASAGGSTSKTLAPAAVKAGAVVVDNSSYWRMNDQVPLVVPEVNAAALKEHQGIIANPNCSTTQLVMALDPVYRQFGLNQVIISTYQAASGAGKAAMDEVLAEAQARLLGDNMAELAHVLPVKGDKKHFPLAFNLLPQIDVFEEEGYTHEEYKMIHETKKIILGDKNAKDIKVTGTAVRVPVMIGHGESVYIDTGDENVTPDQIRQAIGAVDNVIIEDDPATQTYPQPLLAEGKRETFVGRIRPDLENPGAFHLWVVSDNLLKGAAWNTVEIAQILVEMDLVRVPAESSFA, encoded by the coding sequence ATGGTAGCAAAGACAGCCTATAATGTGGCGGTACTCGGTGCAACGGGTGCTGTTGGACGTCGAATTTTGGACCAATTGGCTCAATCAACGATTCCGGTTGGTGAGGTCAAGGCTTTGGCTTCTGCTCGTTCAGCCGGTCAAAAAATCAGCTTTAAGAATCAGGAGTTAACCGTTGCAGAAGCAACGGAAGATTCCTTTACTGATGTTGATCTTGTGCTGGCCTCTGCTGGTGGATCAACTTCAAAGACTTTGGCTCCGGCAGCTGTTAAAGCTGGTGCGGTTGTTGTTGACAATTCTTCTTACTGGCGGATGAATGATCAGGTGCCATTGGTCGTCCCAGAAGTTAATGCCGCTGCGTTAAAGGAGCATCAAGGAATTATTGCTAACCCTAATTGCTCAACGACGCAATTGGTGATGGCGCTTGACCCAGTTTACCGACAATTTGGCTTGAACCAGGTGATTATTTCGACTTATCAGGCGGCTTCAGGTGCTGGAAAAGCAGCGATGGACGAAGTTTTGGCTGAAGCACAGGCTCGTTTGTTGGGAGATAACATGGCGGAGTTAGCCCATGTTTTACCTGTGAAGGGTGATAAAAAGCACTTCCCCTTGGCCTTTAACTTGCTGCCACAAATTGATGTCTTCGAAGAGGAAGGTTACACACACGAAGAATACAAGATGATCCATGAAACGAAAAAGATTATCTTGGGCGACAAGAATGCTAAGGACATTAAGGTGACGGGTACGGCTGTTCGCGTGCCAGTTATGATTGGTCATGGTGAAAGTGTCTATATTGATACTGGTGACGAAAACGTGACGCCTGACCAAATTCGTCAGGCAATTGGTGCCGTTGATAACGTGATTATTGAAGATGACCCAGCCACACAAACCTACCCTCAACCTCTTTTGGCTGAAGGTAAGCGGGAAACTTTTGTTGGTCGCATTCGCCCTGATTTGGAAAATCCGGGTGCTTTCCACTTGTGGGTTGTTTCTGACAATTTGCTGAAGGGCGCTGCCTGGAATACGGTTGAAATTGCCCAAATATTGGTTGAAATGGACCTGGTCCGTGTCCCCGCGGAATCAAGCTTTGCATAA
- a CDS encoding YneF family protein gives MVILVGILALVVGLVGGFFLARFTMKSYLAKNPPISEEMMKSMMMSMGQKPSQKKLNQMMAQMKAQNAKAQKK, from the coding sequence ATGGTTATATTAGTTGGAATTTTGGCTTTGGTCGTTGGTTTGGTTGGGGGATTCTTCTTGGCCCGCTTTACGATGAAGTCATACTTGGCGAAGAACCCACCGATTTCAGAAGAAATGATGAAATCAATGATGATGTCAATGGGCCAGAAGCCATCACAAAAGAAGTTGAATCAGATGATGGCTCAAATGAAGGCGCAAAATGCCAAAGCACAAAAAAAATAA
- a CDS encoding PBP1A family penicillin-binding protein — translation MKAKFSLKNTAFWKRTAPTWNRYQIGRLLILIFMSLFLVTSVYLVTMAKTTHVQKLEASLSQTTNIYDSSNNYAGSLYSQKGTYVKYDQISQNMRDAVLSIEDRNFYKEHGFSVSGLGRAAYLFVRNRLTGSHVISGGGSTITQQLVKNAYLTQEQTFTRKAKEIFLSMQVEQVYSKNQILTMYLNNAWFGHGVWGVEDASEKYFGVHAKDLTTEQAATLAGMLTNPSGFNPIDNPDRSKARRNLVLQTMYENKKLTKEQEKAAQATDIVLHDNYTGDESYHYPWFFDAVINEAVNKYGLDEKDIMNRGYKIYTTLNQKDQENMQNDFQKSSLFGNQSQAQSASIVLDAKTGGVRAVIGGRETQHTFRGFNRATQSQLQPGSIIKPLVVYAPALEAGYSINTKLPNKKMTFGTNNYSPNNALNVETADVPMYVALEHSYNIPAVYLLNKLGVNVGFDSGKKFGLPLVDADKNYALALGGLTTGVSPSQMASAYTAFANDGTMSQAHYITKIVDSSGKVIVAQPKVTQKQVISKSVADNMTKMMLGTYTSGTGTGAAPSGYKIAGKTGTTENPNDSNNANSSKDSWAVAYTKDIVQVSWEGLEGDNTSSLPIGLMGTIGYFVKTSLGQILPNTTGDNFSVSDASQTSTSNTNTSSSSSSSNWFTDAAHNFSNGVNTTVAGAAKVWDTISGVFN, via the coding sequence ATGAAAGCAAAATTTTCACTTAAAAATACAGCCTTTTGGAAACGAACGGCTCCCACTTGGAACCGGTATCAAATTGGTCGACTTCTGATTCTGATTTTTATGTCGCTGTTCTTAGTGACGTCAGTCTACTTAGTGACGATGGCCAAGACGACGCACGTACAAAAGCTGGAAGCCTCACTATCACAAACGACGAATATCTACGATAGTTCGAATAACTATGCTGGGTCGTTGTACTCGCAAAAAGGTACCTATGTCAAATATGATCAGATTTCACAGAATATGCGCGATGCTGTTCTGTCAATTGAGGATCGTAATTTTTATAAAGAACATGGGTTCTCCGTTTCTGGCCTTGGTCGAGCAGCGTACTTGTTTGTTCGCAACCGCTTGACCGGTTCACATGTCATTTCTGGTGGTGGATCGACCATTACCCAGCAACTGGTAAAAAATGCTTATTTGACCCAAGAGCAAACCTTTACTCGAAAGGCCAAAGAGATTTTCTTATCGATGCAAGTTGAACAGGTTTATTCGAAAAATCAAATTTTGACGATGTACCTGAATAATGCATGGTTTGGTCATGGTGTTTGGGGGGTTGAAGATGCTTCTGAGAAATACTTTGGTGTTCACGCAAAGGACTTGACGACGGAACAAGCGGCTACTCTGGCCGGCATGCTAACGAATCCTTCTGGCTTTAATCCAATCGATAATCCAGACCGCTCAAAGGCTCGTAGAAACTTGGTTTTGCAAACAATGTATGAAAACAAGAAGTTGACCAAGGAGCAGGAAAAGGCTGCTCAGGCAACTGATATTGTGTTGCATGACAACTATACGGGTGATGAGTCGTACCATTATCCATGGTTCTTTGATGCCGTGATTAACGAAGCCGTCAATAAATACGGTTTGGACGAAAAAGACATCATGAACCGCGGTTATAAAATCTATACAACTCTAAACCAAAAGGACCAGGAAAACATGCAAAATGATTTCCAGAAGAGTAGTCTTTTTGGCAATCAGTCACAGGCACAGTCGGCTTCGATTGTCTTAGATGCTAAGACAGGTGGGGTCCGAGCCGTTATCGGTGGCCGTGAAACCCAACATACTTTCCGCGGCTTCAACCGTGCCACTCAGTCACAGTTGCAACCCGGATCGATTATTAAACCTTTGGTTGTTTATGCGCCAGCATTGGAAGCTGGTTACAGTATTAATACCAAGTTACCTAATAAGAAGATGACCTTTGGTACGAATAATTATTCTCCAAATAATGCGCTGAATGTCGAAACGGCTGATGTGCCAATGTATGTGGCCTTAGAGCATTCATATAATATTCCAGCTGTTTATTTGTTGAATAAGTTAGGTGTCAATGTTGGCTTTGATTCTGGTAAGAAGTTTGGCTTGCCATTGGTTGATGCAGATAAAAATTATGCCTTGGCCCTTGGTGGTTTGACGACTGGTGTGTCACCATCTCAAATGGCGTCTGCCTATACGGCTTTTGCAAATGACGGAACAATGTCACAAGCACACTATATTACTAAAATTGTTGATTCTTCTGGTAAGGTCATCGTAGCGCAGCCAAAGGTAACTCAAAAGCAAGTGATTTCAAAATCAGTTGCGGATAATATGACCAAGATGATGCTTGGTACCTATACCAGTGGAACTGGAACGGGTGCAGCACCATCTGGTTATAAGATTGCTGGTAAAACTGGAACGACTGAAAATCCTAATGATTCAAACAATGCTAATTCATCAAAGGATTCATGGGCCGTGGCTTATACCAAGGATATTGTTCAAGTTTCCTGGGAAGGTTTGGAAGGTGACAATACTAGTTCGCTACCAATCGGCTTGATGGGCACAATTGGCTACTTTGTTAAAACTTCATTGGGTCAAATTTTACCAAATACGACCGGAGATAACTTTAGTGTTTCAGATGCTAGTCAAACGAGCACTAGCAATACTAATACTTCATCATCTTCGTCATCATCAAATTGGTTTACTGACGCAGCACATAATTTCAGCAATGGTGTTAATACTACTGTTGCCGGTGCGGCCAAAGTATGGGATACTATTAGTGGAGTATTTAATTAA
- a CDS encoding tRNA1(Val) (adenine(37)-N6)-methyltransferase, with product MVVEKLRAGERLDGLPSQQIQIIQNPDMFSYSLDAVLLAYFAKPKQKGRGLSVDLGAGTGAIGLFYAAKVTGQVKLVELQQDLAEMAQRSVVLNHLEKRVSVIQSDMQEIFTEIKPGSVDTVLSNPPYFSLNEKTKQNLDEHYQLARHEIAIDLPRLAQVANKLLKNNGKFYLVHRPDRLEDIMSSLAARKLAVKRIQFVYGKADREANMVLVEAIKSGKPGGVRILPPIIAYTAANEYTPQVQEILYGQPWQL from the coding sequence ATGGTAGTAGAAAAATTACGAGCAGGAGAACGCCTAGACGGCCTGCCATCACAACAGATTCAAATTATTCAAAATCCAGATATGTTTTCTTACTCGTTAGACGCTGTTCTCTTAGCTTATTTTGCTAAACCTAAGCAAAAGGGGCGGGGGCTTTCGGTTGATTTGGGAGCAGGTACGGGCGCAATTGGCCTCTTTTATGCTGCCAAGGTCACTGGCCAGGTAAAATTAGTGGAACTGCAACAAGACTTAGCGGAGATGGCACAGCGTTCAGTTGTGTTAAATCACTTGGAAAAGCGCGTGAGCGTGATTCAGTCTGATATGCAGGAAATTTTTACTGAGATTAAGCCGGGCTCGGTGGATACGGTTTTGTCGAACCCACCTTATTTTTCCTTGAATGAAAAAACCAAGCAAAACTTGGATGAACATTATCAGTTAGCCCGGCATGAAATTGCCATTGATTTACCACGCTTAGCTCAAGTTGCTAATAAGTTGTTGAAGAACAACGGTAAATTTTATCTGGTGCACCGTCCAGACAGATTGGAAGATATTATGTCCTCCTTGGCTGCCCGAAAATTAGCGGTCAAGCGCATTCAGTTTGTTTACGGCAAGGCTGACCGTGAAGCCAACATGGTTTTAGTAGAAGCGATTAAGTCGGGCAAGCCGGGTGGTGTTCGAATTTTGCCACCAATTATTGCCTATACAGCTGCTAACGAGTACACGCCTCAGGTACAAGAAATTTTGTATGGGCAACCTTGGCAACTGTAA
- the thrC gene encoding threonine synthase: MEYVSTRGEAPAVSAAQAILRGLAPDGGLYVPNQWPTLHLDLKTIGQQSYQDLAVEIFAAFLPDFTKAEIQAVVQAAYGSQWDTDKIVPIKDAGNNLYYLELFHGPTLAFKDIALQALPHLVMTAAKKEGLNKEIAILTATSGDTGTAAMAGFADVPGTKIAVLYPQVGVSDIQRQQMVSEPGKNTYVYGIEGNFDDAQQAVKGLLGDSNFATFLKEEDIQISSANSINIGRLVPQIVYYFYGYGQLVESGQIKPGEEIDVLVPTGNFGNMLAAYYASQIGLPVADFTVASNENHVLTELFQTGVYNKNRDFKVTNAPAMDILVSSNLERLLYFAGGQDADLIKKDMADLQSQGSYHLAEKTRAGLMKFSAGWTDQDQVEETIRKTFVASGYLIDPHTAVAVHQYQDDGHPTLLAATASPYKFPQTVLAALGEEVIGGEGGLTALAAATKTTIPDQVKNLFQRPIRHQTFIQAADIQRQIESALKTD; encoded by the coding sequence ATGGAATATGTCTCGACCCGGGGAGAAGCCCCTGCTGTTTCTGCCGCCCAGGCCATCCTCCGGGGATTAGCACCAGATGGTGGTCTTTACGTGCCAAATCAGTGGCCAACTTTGCATCTGGATTTAAAGACCATCGGTCAACAATCCTATCAGGACCTGGCGGTTGAAATTTTTGCTGCTTTTTTGCCTGATTTTACTAAAGCAGAAATTCAAGCCGTTGTGCAGGCAGCCTATGGTAGCCAATGGGATACCGATAAAATTGTGCCAATTAAAGATGCAGGGAACAACTTGTACTATTTGGAGCTCTTTCATGGCCCAACATTGGCCTTCAAAGATATTGCCCTTCAGGCCTTACCCCATTTAGTGATGACAGCAGCTAAAAAAGAGGGGCTCAACAAAGAAATTGCCATTTTAACAGCAACGTCTGGGGATACCGGAACGGCGGCTATGGCTGGTTTTGCTGATGTACCTGGCACAAAAATTGCAGTTTTGTACCCACAAGTTGGCGTTTCGGATATTCAACGCCAACAAATGGTCTCCGAACCGGGAAAAAATACTTATGTTTATGGCATAGAGGGGAATTTTGATGATGCTCAGCAGGCTGTTAAAGGTCTTTTAGGTGATTCAAATTTTGCAACCTTCTTAAAGGAAGAAGATATTCAAATCTCATCGGCGAATTCGATTAATATTGGTCGCTTGGTCCCACAGATTGTCTATTATTTCTACGGTTATGGTCAGTTAGTTGAAAGCGGCCAAATTAAGCCTGGTGAAGAAATTGATGTACTCGTGCCAACAGGTAATTTTGGGAATATGCTAGCAGCTTATTATGCCAGTCAAATTGGCTTGCCGGTGGCTGATTTTACGGTTGCTTCGAACGAAAATCATGTTTTAACAGAATTATTCCAAACAGGGGTATACAATAAGAATCGTGACTTCAAGGTGACGAATGCACCGGCTATGGATATTTTGGTCTCGTCAAACTTGGAACGCCTGCTGTATTTTGCTGGTGGCCAGGATGCTGACTTGATCAAAAAGGATATGGCAGACCTACAAAGTCAGGGCAGCTATCACTTGGCAGAAAAAACAAGAGCTGGTTTAATGAAGTTTTCTGCTGGTTGGACAGATCAAGACCAAGTTGAAGAAACGATCCGAAAGACTTTTGTTGCTTCTGGTTACTTGATTGATCCGCACACGGCGGTGGCCGTTCATCAGTACCAAGATGATGGCCATCCAACCCTTTTGGCTGCAACTGCTAGCCCTTATAAGTTCCCACAAACGGTTCTTGCAGCACTGGGTGAAGAAGTTATTGGTGGAGAAGGGGGCTTAACTGCTTTGGCAGCAGCAACCAAAACGACCATTCCTGACCAAGTGAAGAATTTATTCCAGCGACCTATTCGTCATCAGACCTTTATTCAGGCAGCTGATATTCAAAGGCAAATTGAAAGCGCCTTGAAGACAGACTGA
- a CDS encoding YlbF family regulator — protein MTVNIYDNANSMAKVLVETDQYKSWLTAFDAVQADAAAKDLFKQFQAIQMTVQQMMQAQQQPTPEQEKEWDAVAKQVQENDKIKDLMAAEQILNTLLGEINEIVTKPVSESYAKVQQA, from the coding sequence ATGACTGTTAACATTTACGATAACGCAAACTCAATGGCCAAAGTTTTGGTTGAAACTGACCAATACAAGTCATGGCTGACTGCCTTTGATGCAGTTCAGGCTGATGCTGCTGCCAAGGATTTGTTCAAGCAATTCCAAGCAATCCAAATGACTGTGCAACAAATGATGCAAGCACAGCAACAACCTACTCCTGAGCAAGAAAAGGAATGGGATGCTGTCGCTAAGCAAGTCCAAGAAAATGACAAGATTAAGGACTTGATGGCCGCAGAACAGATTTTGAACACATTGTTGGGTGAAATCAACGAAATCGTGACCAAGCCTGTGTCTGAGTCATATGCAAAAGTCCAACAAGCTTAA
- a CDS encoding homoserine dehydrogenase: MEVKIGLFGLGTVGMGLLTILEEQKEKISENTGLELTVKTAMVTSLTKDRPGLSSTIQLTKDPKDILDDPEIDLVVEVAGGTGPAKNWIKSALASKKPVITANKDLIATAGEELLDLANKAQVPLLYEAAVAGGIPIIKTLREYFRTDTIRSLAGIVNGTTNYMLTQMADNDLSYGDALKKAQDLGFAEADPTNDVAGYDAAYKAIILARLVFGLEVGLQDIQITGIQKITDEDIAAVKALGGQLKLLFRIDQISANSVAVIVAPQVVLPQSPLSQVHNENNAIVVNSDNLGQTLFYGPGAGARPTAQAVLADILAAATTPKDAQQPLPEKQMTLASQRGQAYCWILNTTETTSVSQDTKDELRSLIVRQASHENSRLGSQLVLYTKEMSKDQHDVLLAALTTNRTLAKEFVIYPC, translated from the coding sequence ATGGAAGTTAAGATTGGCCTTTTTGGCTTAGGAACAGTTGGGATGGGCTTGTTAACCATCTTAGAGGAACAAAAAGAAAAAATCAGTGAAAATACTGGTTTAGAACTGACCGTAAAAACCGCAATGGTCACTTCTTTAACCAAGGACCGTCCTGGTTTAAGCTCCACCATCCAACTGACCAAAGACCCAAAAGACATCTTAGATGATCCAGAAATTGATTTGGTTGTTGAAGTTGCCGGTGGTACTGGTCCTGCTAAAAATTGGATCAAGTCCGCTTTGGCAAGTAAAAAGCCGGTCATTACGGCTAATAAGGACCTGATTGCCACCGCTGGAGAAGAACTGCTCGACTTAGCAAACAAGGCTCAGGTCCCTCTCCTATACGAAGCGGCTGTTGCCGGTGGTATCCCAATTATCAAAACCCTGCGCGAATATTTCCGGACCGATACAATTCGTTCGCTAGCTGGTATTGTTAACGGTACAACCAACTACATGTTGACTCAAATGGCCGATAATGACCTGTCTTACGGAGATGCTCTAAAGAAAGCGCAAGACTTAGGCTTTGCCGAAGCAGATCCTACAAATGATGTCGCCGGCTACGATGCCGCCTACAAGGCCATTATTTTGGCTCGCCTGGTCTTTGGATTAGAAGTCGGCTTACAAGACATTCAAATTACCGGTATTCAAAAGATTACTGACGAAGACATTGCCGCCGTGAAAGCTTTGGGTGGCCAGCTCAAGCTCCTTTTTCGCATTGATCAAATCAGTGCCAATTCAGTCGCGGTGATCGTGGCTCCTCAGGTCGTCTTACCACAATCACCTCTGTCACAGGTCCACAATGAAAATAATGCCATTGTTGTGAACAGTGATAACCTTGGTCAAACGCTTTTCTATGGACCTGGGGCTGGTGCACGCCCAACTGCCCAAGCTGTCTTGGCCGATATTTTGGCTGCCGCAACTACACCAAAGGACGCTCAGCAACCGTTGCCAGAAAAACAGATGACATTAGCTAGTCAACGAGGCCAGGCCTATTGCTGGATTTTGAATACAACTGAAACAACTAGCGTCAGCCAAGACACCAAGGATGAACTCCGATCATTGATCGTCCGTCAAGCCAGCCATGAAAATAGCCGACTTGGCTCTCAGCTTGTCCTTTATACCAAAGAAATGTCCAAAGATCAGCACGATGTTCTTCTTGCTGCTTTAACAACCAATCGGACATTAGCGAAGGAGTTTGTGATTTATCCATGCTAA
- the lexA gene encoding transcriptional repressor LexA — protein MASSDSKQIQVLRFIHDYQSKNGFPPTIREIGEAVGLSSSSTIHGHIARLIKNGYLEKKGEGTKARAIEVTPAGFEILGISATSGKIPLLGLVTAGQPILAVEQEATEFFPIPENLIPYDGDLFMLNVRGESMINIGILDGDKVIVRRQQNADNGDIVVAMNEDNEATVKRFFQEGGHYRLQPENDTMAPIILESVSILGKVVSLYRDAIY, from the coding sequence ATGGCAAGTTCTGATTCAAAACAAATTCAAGTCTTGAGATTTATTCACGACTATCAAAGTAAAAACGGTTTCCCACCCACTATTCGTGAAATTGGTGAAGCAGTCGGCCTATCTTCTTCTTCGACCATCCATGGTCACATTGCCCGTTTGATTAAAAACGGCTACCTTGAGAAGAAAGGCGAAGGAACCAAGGCTCGGGCGATTGAAGTAACACCAGCCGGTTTTGAAATTCTTGGTATTTCAGCCACTTCGGGCAAGATTCCGCTCTTAGGATTAGTGACAGCTGGTCAACCAATTCTAGCAGTCGAACAAGAAGCAACCGAATTCTTCCCCATTCCAGAAAATCTAATTCCCTACGATGGTGATCTCTTTATGCTCAACGTTCGCGGTGAATCAATGATTAATATCGGTATTTTAGATGGCGACAAGGTGATTGTTCGTCGGCAACAAAATGCCGACAACGGTGATATTGTTGTTGCCATGAACGAAGACAACGAGGCCACGGTCAAGCGCTTCTTCCAAGAAGGTGGTCACTACCGCCTGCAACCAGAAAACGATACAATGGCGCCTATTATTTTGGAATCTGTGTCCATTTTGGGAAAAGTCGTCTCCCTTTACCGTGATGCTATTTACTAA
- the thrB gene encoding homoserine kinase — translation MLTITVPASSANLGLGFDCLGLALDLNLTVTIGPKTNTWQVDHPFGADIPNDESNLIVQTARFVDPDIPPHQLVVKSDIPLARGLGSSSSALVAGLFLGHYLVGQTINRHQILQEAAALEGHPDNVAPTILGGLQLTDENKIGVQATPLPFPKDLVAVTFIPDYSLKTAAARAALPTTLALKTAVHQSQHLANLVAACYLGDQKRLMALVEEDQMHEPYRADLAPEFLQIRTLAHHLGLAGTYLSGAGPTVVSLVTKKQADQLLEAINGLNLNGTAMVLAVQQTGTTFTGSLD, via the coding sequence ATGCTAACCATTACTGTACCCGCCAGTTCAGCCAATCTTGGTCTCGGCTTTGATTGCCTTGGATTGGCACTAGACCTTAATTTAACCGTAACCATTGGCCCAAAAACTAATACTTGGCAAGTTGATCACCCATTTGGCGCAGATATTCCAAATGATGAAAGCAATCTCATTGTTCAAACTGCTCGATTTGTTGATCCAGATATTCCCCCCCACCAACTAGTCGTTAAAAGTGACATTCCACTGGCTCGCGGCCTGGGATCTTCGTCATCAGCATTAGTTGCTGGCCTTTTCTTAGGACACTATTTGGTGGGGCAAACGATTAATCGTCATCAAATTTTACAAGAGGCAGCAGCCCTTGAGGGTCACCCAGACAACGTTGCACCAACTATTTTAGGTGGCCTACAATTAACAGACGAAAACAAAATTGGCGTACAAGCCACCCCCCTTCCTTTTCCAAAAGACTTAGTCGCGGTAACCTTTATCCCAGATTATTCATTAAAAACAGCGGCAGCCCGAGCAGCCTTACCTACAACCTTGGCACTCAAAACAGCCGTTCACCAAAGCCAACACCTCGCCAACTTGGTTGCAGCTTGCTACTTAGGTGATCAAAAGCGATTAATGGCTTTAGTAGAAGAAGACCAAATGCATGAACCCTATCGGGCTGATTTGGCACCTGAATTTTTACAAATTCGTACCTTAGCACACCACCTAGGCCTTGCAGGAACATACCTATCGGGAGCTGGACCGACAGTTGTCTCACTGGTTACAAAAAAACAAGCTGACCAACTGCTTGAAGCCATTAATGGCCTCAACCTTAACGGCACAGCCATGGTTTTAGCTGTACAGCAAACTGGTACAACCTTCACGGGTTCATTGGACTAA
- a CDS encoding aspartate kinase, translating to MKVTKFGGSSLATGAQFERVIDILNQDESRQVVVTSAPGKAKEFPIKVTDLLIRYANETINDEDATETVLALKERYQTIADYFNLDQGVFQTIPDQIDQLADHHYRSYSYLRAAFAAHGEYLNAQLLALILQSKGEKAVFVDPKQLHMETDATTATLNETDTYRDLGAFEIKDDTRYIFPGFFGYNDRDEMVTFSRGGSDITGAILARGLMAEVYENFTDVSAIYAVNPRLVGHPAAIKNMSYSEMRELSYAGFAVFHDEAIIPAIQAQVPINVKNTNDPTAPGTWIGPAEQNKPERRVTGIAASDNFCALYLHRYLLNKEIGFTMRILKILDRHDVPYEHMPSGIDDLTIIFNKKSLNKEQIEQIQTDIERELSPDTMAWHDNFAIIMVVGQGMINRVGAFTEIVTPLKDAGISLQMVNQGASEISIMLGVESKDVDNAVKAIYHNIF from the coding sequence ATGAAAGTAACAAAATTTGGTGGTTCCTCTTTAGCAACTGGAGCCCAGTTTGAACGTGTCATCGATATTTTAAATCAGGATGAAAGCCGGCAAGTCGTCGTGACCTCCGCCCCTGGTAAGGCAAAGGAATTTCCAATCAAGGTCACTGACCTCTTAATTCGCTATGCCAACGAAACCATCAACGATGAGGACGCTACTGAAACTGTCTTAGCGTTAAAAGAACGCTACCAAACGATTGCCGACTACTTTAACCTCGATCAGGGAGTTTTCCAAACGATTCCTGACCAAATTGACCAATTGGCGGATCATCATTATCGCTCCTACTCTTATTTGCGAGCTGCTTTTGCTGCCCATGGCGAGTATTTAAACGCACAATTGCTAGCCTTGATTCTTCAATCTAAAGGCGAAAAGGCAGTCTTCGTTGATCCAAAACAGCTTCATATGGAAACCGATGCAACAACTGCAACCCTAAATGAAACAGACACTTACCGAGACCTCGGAGCCTTTGAAATCAAAGATGACACCCGTTATATTTTCCCAGGTTTCTTTGGCTACAATGACCGGGACGAGATGGTGACCTTTTCTCGCGGTGGTTCAGATATTACCGGTGCTATTTTGGCTCGTGGCTTGATGGCAGAAGTTTATGAAAACTTTACAGATGTTTCGGCTATTTACGCTGTTAATCCTCGGTTAGTCGGCCACCCCGCAGCGATTAAAAACATGTCTTATAGTGAGATGCGCGAATTATCCTACGCCGGTTTTGCGGTCTTCCATGATGAAGCCATCATCCCAGCAATTCAGGCTCAGGTGCCAATTAACGTCAAAAATACCAATGACCCAACCGCTCCTGGTACTTGGATTGGCCCAGCTGAACAAAATAAGCCGGAACGCCGTGTAACGGGAATTGCCGCTTCGGACAACTTTTGTGCCCTTTACCTTCACCGTTACCTATTAAACAAGGAAATCGGCTTTACCATGCGCATTTTAAAAATTTTGGACCGGCATGATGTTCCCTACGAACACATGCCCTCTGGAATTGATGATTTGACGATTATCTTCAATAAGAAAAGCCTCAATAAGGAACAAATCGAACAAATCCAAACAGATATCGAGCGTGAATTGTCACCCGATACAATGGCTTGGCATGATAACTTTGCTATTATCATGGTTGTCGGACAAGGAATGATCAATCGTGTTGGTGCTTTCACTGAAATCGTTACACCACTAAAGGACGCCGGTATCTCGTTGCAGATGGTTAACCAAGGTGCTTCTGAAATTTCAATTATGCTTGGTGTCGAATCCAAAGATGTTGATAACGCGGTCAAAGCAATTTATCATAACATCTTTTAA